Proteins encoded by one window of Xyrauchen texanus isolate HMW12.3.18 chromosome 24, RBS_HiC_50CHRs, whole genome shotgun sequence:
- the nanp gene encoding N-acylneuraminate-9-phosphatase produces the protein MMENRVKMSIIFDLDNTLIDTAGAGRVAIQKVCELLKSTPVQESHITIICELFLQKLVHETFDSAEGRTIDEVRIRHWSEALHETLGTDLDPTLASSCYYTWKNTRLQALSLSPDVRSLLEELQKNYKLLLLTNGDSQTQWEKIEAVRCEGLFSAVVVGGDHPEQKPGLSIFTHCFESQGIQPQDCIMVGDSLSTDIQGGINAGVKATVWINSDCKSIPHASVTPDYTLPSVLHLPDVLAQLS, from the exons ATGATGGAAAATCGAGTAAAGATGTCGATAATATTTGATCTGGATAACACACTGATCGATACTGCCGGAGCAGGACGAGTGGCCATTCAGAAG GTGTGTGAGCTGCTGAAGTCTACACCTGTGCAGGAAAGCCACATCACAATCATCTGTGAGCTTTTCCTACAAAAGCTTGTCCATGAAACATTCGACTCAGCAGAAGGCAGAACGATCGATGAAGTGAGAATCCGTCACTGGTCTGAAGCCCTACATGAGACTCTGGGCACAGATCTTGATCCAACCCTGGCCTCCAGCTGTTACTACACATGGAAGAACACACGTCTACAGGCGCTTAGTCTGTCTCCTGATGTTAGATCTCTGCTGGAAGAACTTCAGAAGAACTACAAACTGCTGCTGCTCACCAACGGTGATTCTCAAACCCAGTGGGAGAAGATTGAGGCGGTGAGATGTGAGGGTCTCTTTAGTGCAGTGGTGGTGGGTggagatcaccctgagcaaaaaCCGGGGCTCTCTATATTCACTCACTGTTTTGAGTCGCAGGGCATCCAGCCGCAGGACTGCATCATGGTGGGCGATTCTCTCAGTACAGATATCCAAGGGGGCATTAATGCAGGAGTGAAGGCAACCGTGTGGATCAACAGTGACTGTAAATCTATCCCACATGCCTCTGTGACCCCAGACTACACGTTACCCAGTGTTCTTCATCTGCCTGATGTTCTAGCTCAGCTCTCTTGA